From Pseudoalteromonas piratica:
TAGCTTACTGGCGGCAGCATTTGGCTTACTGTCAGCTAACTCAAGCTCAATTATTTTGCGATTTGAAAAGAGTGATAAGCTAGCATACTCTTGTGCAACTTCCTGCCAGTCAAATTGTGGGGAAACAGCAAACCGGATGACTTCGTCAAAACCTTGTGCCTTTGCAGTTGATTTTATTTGAGTTGCTGCATGATTAAGTAAAAATGCTTCTTCACCAAACAACAAGTAAAAGGGCGCCAAGCCTTGTTTTAAATTACTTGCTACTTGATTTGGATAAATGCGCATTAATACTGCCCAAGTTGACGAATGATAAGGTTGCTTGCTTGCGCACGTAACTCATTCAAAATAAGTTCCATTTCGCGCGATTTTGCAAGTGCATTGTCAGGATCATCTTGATAGTTACGCGTTAACTCAAAACTATTTGTAATTGGTTTTTGTTTGTCTCGGATAAGTTGATAACGAACGGTATAAATAAGTTCGTGCTCAGCTACCTGACCGTTTGGAAACAAACTTAAAGTACGGCGCGTCAACGAATCATTAAGCACCTTGAGTTCCGCACTTGAGCTTGAACTATCTGTTGTATTGATATTGCTTAACGCCAAACTTTTTTGCAGCTCGGCAAAAAGTTGCGAATCAGGGTTATTTGCCGTCACCACAAGGTTTTGCAAATCGTTTGGCAGTACCGACGCTGTGCGCAACTTAAAACCGCAACCAACTAAAAGCACAAAACACAGCAATAAAGCTGTGTTTTGTAAAAAGCGTGGTGCAAACATTAGTTTGCAACCACGTTAAGTAGTTTACCTTTAATAAAGATAACCTTGCGAATGGTTAAGCCATCTGTGAACTTAGTTACATTTGGTTCAGCAAATGCAGCCTTTTCAACAGCGTCTTG
This genomic window contains:
- a CDS encoding LPS-assembly lipoprotein LptE — translated: MFAPRFLQNTALLLCFVLLVGCGFKLRTASVLPNDLQNLVVTANNPDSQLFAELQKSLALSNINTTDSSSSSAELKVLNDSLTRRTLSLFPNGQVAEHELIYTVRYQLIRDKQKPITNSFELTRNYQDDPDNALAKSREMELILNELRAQASNLIIRQLGQY